Proteins from a genomic interval of Acetobacterium woodii DSM 1030:
- a CDS encoding DJ-1 family glyoxalase III: MMNVIVFLAAGFEEVEALTVVDYLRRVKQITVDMISVGDSLQVLGSHHIEVKADKKIAELSNLDAYDAVIIPGGMPGAANLRDDQRVVKIISEMNEAGKLVAAICAGPIVLEKAKVIDGKKVTSYPGFEKDLPHSIYQTDAVVKDGNIITSRGPGKAVDFALELVTLLAGEKEAENLRKNILYDKERCME; the protein is encoded by the coding sequence ATGATGAATGTAATTGTTTTTTTAGCAGCAGGATTTGAGGAGGTAGAAGCCTTAACGGTTGTCGATTATTTAAGAAGAGTCAAGCAAATTACGGTTGATATGATTAGTGTTGGAGATAGCCTTCAGGTTTTAGGAAGCCATCATATCGAAGTAAAAGCTGATAAAAAAATCGCTGAGCTATCAAATCTTGATGCCTACGACGCCGTTATTATTCCCGGCGGAATGCCAGGAGCAGCAAATCTAAGAGATGATCAGCGGGTCGTAAAAATCATTAGCGAAATGAATGAAGCAGGAAAATTAGTGGCGGCGATCTGTGCCGGGCCGATTGTGCTAGAAAAAGCCAAGGTTATCGATGGAAAAAAAGTGACCTCCTATCCCGGATTTGAAAAAGATTTACCTCATTCAATCTATCAAACGGATGCGGTGGTGAAGGATGGTAACATTATTACTTCGCGCGGACCGGGAAAAGCAGTGGATTTTGCTCTTGAACTGGTAACGCTTTTAGCTGGTGAAAAAGAGGCCGAGAACTTGAGAAAAAATATCCTCTATGATAAGGAGAGATGCATGGAATAG